The segment AGAATTCATCGTCCTTCGGGTTGGATCCTGGCCAGCCGCCTTCAATGAAGTCTATCCCCAGTTCATCAAGCTTGCGGGCGATCCTCAGCTTATCTTTAACAGTGAAAGATATCCCCTCGAATTGCGCGCCGTCGCGCAAAGTCGTATCATAAATGAATACTTTTCTGTTCTTCATCACAAACCCCGTATTCTATTTTTTTCTGGCGGTCCTTCTCTGTTTGGACTTTTCGCCAAGTTCAAACGCTTTGTGAATGGCTTTAACGGCCTTATCGGCGTATTTGTTCTCAATGACACAGGAGATCTTGATCTCACTTGTGGATATCATCTCGATGTTGATCTTTTTGGAAGCAAGAGCGCTAAACATTCTCGCCGCCACACCCGAGTGGCTCCGCATCCCTATACCCACCACGGATATCTTGGCGATATTCCTGTCGAATTTCACCCCCTTGGCGCCTATCTGCCTGCTGATCTTTTCTATCACGCCCTGGGTCTTATGAAGCTGTTTCTTCGAAACGGTAAACGATATATCGGTGGATCCCGTGCGTGAAATATTCTGGATGATCATATCAACGTTGACACTGGCTTTGGCCAGCTTTTCGAACATCCTGCTGGCTTCGCCAGGCTTATCCGGAACATCACAGACAGTGACCTTTGCTTCGCTTTTATCGGCAGTAACGCCTCTGACAAGAACGTCTTCCATTTCTTTTACCTCCCTGGTTATCAGTGTGCCGGTATCATGTTGCATACTTGAACGTACGTGCATAGGAATGTTGAACTTGCTGGCGACCTCCATGCTTCTTGCCTGCATGACCTGAGCGCCCAATGAAGCCAGTTCGAGCATTTCCTCGTAGCTTATCGTCGGGAGTTTGCGCGCGTTCTTCACTACCCTGGGGTCGGCCGTATACACTCCCTTGACATCGGTATATATCTCGCATACTTTAGCGTTAAGCACTTTGGCAAGAGCGACGGCGGTCATATCCGAACCGCCTCTACCGAGAGTTGTTATCTCCTGGTCGAGGTTAATACCTTGGAAGCCGGCAACGATAACCACTTTGTTCTTCTTCAGCTCCTTCTTGATACGCGTCGTGCTGACATCGATTATCTTTGCCTTGGTATGAGATGAATCGGTCATTATCCCCACCTGAGCACCGGTAAAAGAAATCGCTTGGCATCCGATCTTGTTAAGAGCCATTGCCAGTAAGGCCACCGATACCTGTTCTCCGGTGGCAAGAAGCATGTCAAGCTCCCTTTCCGGGGGATCTTTGGTTATCTGGTCGGCGAGGTCCAGAAGTTCATCGGTAGTGTCACCGAGCGCGGAAACCACAACGACCACACTATTACCTTTTCTCTTGCAGGCAGCGACCCTTTGGGCGACGCCTTTGATCCTTTCTGGATTGGCCACACTGGTACCGCCGAATTTCTGTACGATAATGTCTTTCTTCTTCATCATTCCTTCCCATGTAAAAGCATGTTCATAAGTTTCCACCCTTCATCGATAGATGCGCTGCCGGCCCTTGCCGATCTTTCCGTGAAGATGGTAACATCATCCGGGACGATATCTTTGCCAGCCATGGCAAAGGGTACCGGATCGGCTGTATGAGTCCTCTTCTTGATGGGTGTCGGATGATCGGGAAGGATCATGACCCTGTAATCCTCCGCAGCTTCATGAAGCGAAGAGATGATCCTCCCGGTGATCTTATGGTCGAAGTTCTCTATCGCCTTCACCTTCTCCATGATATCACCGTTGTGCCCGGCTTCGTCGGGTGCTTCCACATGAACAAAGACCATGTCATGCCTCGTGAGTATGTCGATCGCCGCTTCGGCCTTACCTTCGTAATTGGTATCGTAATAACCGGTCGCTCCCTCCACCTCCGCAACCTCAAGACCTAGCACGCGCCCCATACCCTTAAGCAGGTCAACTGCGGAGATTATGCCCCCGGTTATGCCGTAAGCGTCCTCGAATTTCGGCATATCTGGCTTCTTGCCCTGGCCCCATGTCCATATCATGTTAGCCGGATTCTGCCCAAGGTCTATACGGACCTTGTTTATGTCGTG is part of the Candidatus Omnitrophota bacterium genome and harbors:
- a CDS encoding aspartate kinase — protein: MKKKDIIVQKFGGTSVANPERIKGVAQRVAACKRKGNSVVVVVSALGDTTDELLDLADQITKDPPERELDMLLATGEQVSVALLAMALNKIGCQAISFTGAQVGIMTDSSHTKAKIIDVSTTRIKKELKKNKVVIVAGFQGINLDQEITTLGRGGSDMTAVALAKVLNAKVCEIYTDVKGVYTADPRVVKNARKLPTISYEEMLELASLGAQVMQARSMEVASKFNIPMHVRSSMQHDTGTLITREVKEMEDVLVRGVTADKSEAKVTVCDVPDKPGEASRMFEKLAKASVNVDMIIQNISRTGSTDISFTVSKKQLHKTQGVIEKISRQIGAKGVKFDRNIAKISVVGIGMRSHSGVAARMFSALASKKINIEMISTSEIKISCVIENKYADKAVKAIHKAFELGEKSKQRRTARKK
- a CDS encoding cofactor-independent phosphoglycerate mutase gives rise to the protein MKYIVLVPDGMAGVPLEELNDRTCMEAANAPNMNMIARKGIVGTVSNVPRGMTPASDVANLSILGYDPKKYYCGRGPLEAANLGVEVSPSDVAFRFNTVTVHGDRMVDYSAGHISTGETAAIVKLLNEKLGTEKFSFYTGTSYRNLMMAHCASPEEADRLSKVTCYPPHDILDQSVSKHYPDEAELVDLMKRSRDLLDGHDINKVRIDLGQNPANMIWTWGQGKKPDMPKFEDAYGITGGIISAVDLLKGMGRVLGLEVAEVEGATGYYDTNYEGKAEAAIDILTRHDMVFVHVEAPDEAGHNGDIMEKVKAIENFDHKITGRIISSLHEAAEDYRVMILPDHPTPIKKRTHTADPVPFAMAGKDIVPDDVTIFTERSARAGSASIDEGWKLMNMLLHGKE